A stretch of Triticum aestivum cultivar Chinese Spring chromosome 1D, IWGSC CS RefSeq v2.1, whole genome shotgun sequence DNA encodes these proteins:
- the LOC123182638 gene encoding uncharacterized protein isoform X1, whose amino-acid sequence MAAVLRSAARRLAGELPAAEMGLHRLPLHSQLTLLPNGSSVLSPLVLQANVWSASSAPRSAPSSLTKAKAAMESAIRPSFIPRHTVSTSFGRAASKPLCKTKAVIESTLLPQLIPRRTMSSSSSRAASQPADKFWLEIVGHRMKGPQNPCPMIFRKRISGVDADKAEAVFLDVMMMAKYDGNVPPNMMSSPVRALLRKALIRYMKIKWFIKEIALSLKIRVVFKLGKLNFAVICVLLYVTYGRPLSLLRRFWKILNSQGGDDSE is encoded by the exons AtggctgctgtgctccgatccgcgGCGAGGCGGTTGGCCGGCGAGCTGCCGGCGGCTGAGATGGGGCTCCACCGCCTCCCTCTGCACTCCCAG CTCACCCTTTTGCCCAATGGAAGCTCGGTTCTGAGTCCTCTTGTGCTGCAGGCCAATGTTTGGAGCGCCTCATCTGCTCCTCGCTCTGCCCCCTCTTCTCTGACCAAG GCTAAGGCGGCGATGGAGAGCGCCATTCGCCCGTCATTCATCCCGCGTCACACAGTGTCCACCTCTTTCGGCCGCGCCGCCTCAAAGCCTCTGTGCAAG ACCAAGGCGGTGATCGAGAGCACCCTTCTACCACAACTCATCCCGCGCCGCACAATGTCCTCCTCCTCCAGTCGCGCCGCCTCTCAACCAGCCGACAAG TTTTGGCTTGAGATAGTGGGTCACAGGATGAAAGGTCCGCAGAATCCGTGCCCGATGATTTTCAGAAAGCGAATCAGTGGTGTGGATGCCGACAAGGCTGAAGCAGTCTTCCT CGACGTGATGATGATGGCTAAATATGATGGGAATGTTCCACCAAATATG ATGAGTAGTCCCGTTCGAGCGTTGCTCCGGAAGGCGCTTATCCGATACATGAAGATTAAGTGGTTTATTAAAGAAATTGCTCTATCTCTCAAGATACGTGTCGTTTTTAAGCTGGGCAAGTTAAACTTTGCCGTCATCTGCGTGTTGCTTTACGTGACATACGGGAGGCCCCTATCTCTGCTCCGGAGGTTCTGGAAGATCCTAAATTCTCAAGGAGGCGATGACTCGGAGTAA
- the LOC123182638 gene encoding uncharacterized protein isoform X2, with amino-acid sequence MAAVLRSAARRLAGELPAAEMGLHRLPLHSQANVWSASSAPRSAPSSLTKAKAAMESAIRPSFIPRHTVSTSFGRAASKPLCKTKAVIESTLLPQLIPRRTMSSSSSRAASQPADKFWLEIVGHRMKGPQNPCPMIFRKRISGVDADKAEAVFLDVMMMAKYDGNVPPNMMSSPVRALLRKALIRYMKIKWFIKEIALSLKIRVVFKLGKLNFAVICVLLYVTYGRPLSLLRRFWKILNSQGGDDSE; translated from the exons AtggctgctgtgctccgatccgcgGCGAGGCGGTTGGCCGGCGAGCTGCCGGCGGCTGAGATGGGGCTCCACCGCCTCCCTCTGCACTCCCAG GCCAATGTTTGGAGCGCCTCATCTGCTCCTCGCTCTGCCCCCTCTTCTCTGACCAAG GCTAAGGCGGCGATGGAGAGCGCCATTCGCCCGTCATTCATCCCGCGTCACACAGTGTCCACCTCTTTCGGCCGCGCCGCCTCAAAGCCTCTGTGCAAG ACCAAGGCGGTGATCGAGAGCACCCTTCTACCACAACTCATCCCGCGCCGCACAATGTCCTCCTCCTCCAGTCGCGCCGCCTCTCAACCAGCCGACAAG TTTTGGCTTGAGATAGTGGGTCACAGGATGAAAGGTCCGCAGAATCCGTGCCCGATGATTTTCAGAAAGCGAATCAGTGGTGTGGATGCCGACAAGGCTGAAGCAGTCTTCCT CGACGTGATGATGATGGCTAAATATGATGGGAATGTTCCACCAAATATG ATGAGTAGTCCCGTTCGAGCGTTGCTCCGGAAGGCGCTTATCCGATACATGAAGATTAAGTGGTTTATTAAAGAAATTGCTCTATCTCTCAAGATACGTGTCGTTTTTAAGCTGGGCAAGTTAAACTTTGCCGTCATCTGCGTGTTGCTTTACGTGACATACGGGAGGCCCCTATCTCTGCTCCGGAGGTTCTGGAAGATCCTAAATTCTCAAGGAGGCGATGACTCGGAGTAA
- the LOC123182638 gene encoding uncharacterized protein isoform X3, producing the protein MAAVLRSAARRLAGELPAAEMGLHRLPLHSQLTLLPNGSSVLSPLVLQANVWSASSAPRSAPSSLTKTKAVIESTLLPQLIPRRTMSSSSSRAASQPADKFWLEIVGHRMKGPQNPCPMIFRKRISGVDADKAEAVFLDVMMMAKYDGNVPPNMMSSPVRALLRKALIRYMKIKWFIKEIALSLKIRVVFKLGKLNFAVICVLLYVTYGRPLSLLRRFWKILNSQGGDDSE; encoded by the exons AtggctgctgtgctccgatccgcgGCGAGGCGGTTGGCCGGCGAGCTGCCGGCGGCTGAGATGGGGCTCCACCGCCTCCCTCTGCACTCCCAG CTCACCCTTTTGCCCAATGGAAGCTCGGTTCTGAGTCCTCTTGTGCTGCAGGCCAATGTTTGGAGCGCCTCATCTGCTCCTCGCTCTGCCCCCTCTTCTCTGACCAAG ACCAAGGCGGTGATCGAGAGCACCCTTCTACCACAACTCATCCCGCGCCGCACAATGTCCTCCTCCTCCAGTCGCGCCGCCTCTCAACCAGCCGACAAG TTTTGGCTTGAGATAGTGGGTCACAGGATGAAAGGTCCGCAGAATCCGTGCCCGATGATTTTCAGAAAGCGAATCAGTGGTGTGGATGCCGACAAGGCTGAAGCAGTCTTCCT CGACGTGATGATGATGGCTAAATATGATGGGAATGTTCCACCAAATATG ATGAGTAGTCCCGTTCGAGCGTTGCTCCGGAAGGCGCTTATCCGATACATGAAGATTAAGTGGTTTATTAAAGAAATTGCTCTATCTCTCAAGATACGTGTCGTTTTTAAGCTGGGCAAGTTAAACTTTGCCGTCATCTGCGTGTTGCTTTACGTGACATACGGGAGGCCCCTATCTCTGCTCCGGAGGTTCTGGAAGATCCTAAATTCTCAAGGAGGCGATGACTCGGAGTAA
- the LOC123182638 gene encoding uncharacterized protein isoform X4 translates to MAAVLRSAARRLAGELPAAEMGLHRLPLHSQANVWSASSAPRSAPSSLTKTKAVIESTLLPQLIPRRTMSSSSSRAASQPADKFWLEIVGHRMKGPQNPCPMIFRKRISGVDADKAEAVFLDVMMMAKYDGNVPPNMMSSPVRALLRKALIRYMKIKWFIKEIALSLKIRVVFKLGKLNFAVICVLLYVTYGRPLSLLRRFWKILNSQGGDDSE, encoded by the exons AtggctgctgtgctccgatccgcgGCGAGGCGGTTGGCCGGCGAGCTGCCGGCGGCTGAGATGGGGCTCCACCGCCTCCCTCTGCACTCCCAG GCCAATGTTTGGAGCGCCTCATCTGCTCCTCGCTCTGCCCCCTCTTCTCTGACCAAG ACCAAGGCGGTGATCGAGAGCACCCTTCTACCACAACTCATCCCGCGCCGCACAATGTCCTCCTCCTCCAGTCGCGCCGCCTCTCAACCAGCCGACAAG TTTTGGCTTGAGATAGTGGGTCACAGGATGAAAGGTCCGCAGAATCCGTGCCCGATGATTTTCAGAAAGCGAATCAGTGGTGTGGATGCCGACAAGGCTGAAGCAGTCTTCCT CGACGTGATGATGATGGCTAAATATGATGGGAATGTTCCACCAAATATG ATGAGTAGTCCCGTTCGAGCGTTGCTCCGGAAGGCGCTTATCCGATACATGAAGATTAAGTGGTTTATTAAAGAAATTGCTCTATCTCTCAAGATACGTGTCGTTTTTAAGCTGGGCAAGTTAAACTTTGCCGTCATCTGCGTGTTGCTTTACGTGACATACGGGAGGCCCCTATCTCTGCTCCGGAGGTTCTGGAAGATCCTAAATTCTCAAGGAGGCGATGACTCGGAGTAA